One part of the Olleya sp. YS genome encodes these proteins:
- the hisH gene encoding imidazole glycerol phosphate synthase subunit HisH has translation MKLVIINYGAGNIKSIQFAFKRLGYDAILSNNPDEIKAADKVIFPGVGEASSAMQMLKESGLDTLIPALKQPVLGICLGMQLMCNSSEEGSTKGLGIFNVDVKRFNNSVKVPQMGWNTITDLKSALFKDIKDDAFMYSVHSFYAEACKESIATTTYSVEFASALQKNNFYGVQFHPEKSSVAGEQILKNFIEL, from the coding sequence ATGAAGTTAGTAATAATAAATTACGGAGCAGGTAATATTAAAAGTATTCAATTTGCCTTTAAACGCTTAGGTTACGATGCCATTTTATCTAACAATCCAGATGAAATTAAAGCAGCAGACAAAGTAATTTTTCCAGGAGTTGGTGAGGCAAGTTCTGCAATGCAAATGCTAAAAGAAAGCGGTTTAGACACTTTAATTCCAGCTTTAAAACAACCCGTTTTAGGGATTTGTTTAGGGATGCAATTGATGTGTAACTCTTCAGAAGAAGGTAGCACCAAAGGATTAGGTATTTTTAATGTAGATGTCAAGCGTTTTAACAATAGTGTTAAAGTGCCACAAATGGGTTGGAATACGATAACAGATTTAAAATCAGCGTTATTTAAAGATATTAAAGATGACGCTTTTATGTATTCTGTACATAGTTTTTATGCAGAAGCTTGTAAAGAAAGCATTGCCACTACTACTTATAGTGTAGAATTTGCTTCAGCTTTACAAAAAAATAATTTTTATGGTGTGCAGTTTCATCCAGAAAAATCATCTGTAGCAGGAGAACAAATTTTAAAGAATTTTATAGAATTATAA
- the hisB gene encoding bifunctional histidinol-phosphatase/imidazoleglycerol-phosphate dehydratase HisB, whose translation MKKVLFIDRDGTLVLEPPVDYQLDSLEKLEFYPKVFQYMAKIASELDFELVMVTNQDGLGTDAFPEDTFWPAQNKVISAFEKEGVVFSEVCIDKTFPHENAETRKPRTGLLTKYFDTTEYDLENSFVLGDRITDMELAKNLGAKGIFLSEDPELGADEIESSKQAILDSIALTSTDWKAIYEFLKLNDRVEEITRNTNETKIYIKLNLDGSGKNNIDTGLKFFDHMLDQIGRHGAMDLTIKVDGDLEVDEHHTIEDTMIALGELFNKALGNKLGIERYGFCLPMDDCLAQVAVDFGGRNWLEWQADFKREKIGDMPTEMFFHLFKSFTDGAKCNLNIKAEGTNEHHKIEGIFKAFAKAMKMAVKRDANKMFLPSTKGML comes from the coding sequence ATGAAAAAAGTACTATTCATAGACAGGGACGGAACTTTGGTATTAGAACCACCTGTAGATTATCAACTAGATAGTTTAGAAAAATTAGAGTTCTACCCAAAAGTATTTCAATACATGGCTAAGATAGCTTCAGAGCTAGATTTTGAGCTAGTTATGGTAACCAATCAAGATGGTTTAGGAACAGATGCTTTTCCTGAAGATACCTTTTGGCCTGCTCAAAATAAAGTCATATCAGCATTCGAAAAAGAAGGTGTTGTTTTTTCTGAAGTGTGTATCGACAAAACGTTTCCGCATGAAAATGCCGAAACTCGTAAGCCACGAACAGGCTTGCTTACTAAATATTTTGATACAACTGAATACGATTTAGAAAACTCATTTGTTTTAGGTGACCGAATTACAGATATGGAATTAGCCAAAAATCTTGGAGCAAAAGGTATATTTTTATCTGAAGATCCAGAATTAGGAGCAGATGAAATTGAAAGTTCAAAACAAGCCATTTTAGATTCTATCGCATTAACAAGTACAGATTGGAAAGCCATCTACGAGTTTTTAAAATTAAATGATCGCGTTGAAGAAATCACGCGTAATACCAACGAAACCAAGATTTACATTAAATTAAACCTTGATGGTTCTGGTAAAAATAATATTGATACTGGTTTAAAGTTTTTCGACCACATGTTAGACCAAATTGGTCGTCATGGTGCAATGGATTTAACCATAAAAGTTGATGGCGATTTAGAAGTTGATGAGCATCACACTATTGAAGATACTATGATTGCTTTGGGCGAATTATTTAATAAAGCTTTAGGTAATAAATTAGGTATCGAGCGTTACGGTTTTTGTTTACCAATGGACGACTGCTTAGCACAAGTAGCAGTTGATTTTGGAGGTAGAAACTGGTTAGAATGGCAAGCCGATTTTAAACGCGAAAAAATAGGTGATATGCCAACCGAAATGTTTTTCCATTTGTTTAAATCGTTTACAGATGGTGCAAAATGCAACTTAAATATTAAAGCTGAAGGCACTAATGAGCACCATAAAATTGAAGGCATTTTTAAAGCATTTGCAAAAGCAATGAAAATGGCTGTAAAACGTGATGCTAATAAAATGTTTTTGCCATCAACTAAAGGTATGTTGTAA
- a CDS encoding GIY-YIG nuclease family protein, which yields MTVNQKYYCYILSNKNRTVLYIGYTENLKQRIKQHNSGRGAVFTKKYNCCELIYYEEFIIKKDVKSRER from the coding sequence ATGACTGTTAATCAAAAATACTATTGTTATATTTTAAGTAATAAGAATAGAACAGTATTATATATTGGTTATACTGAAAATTTAAAACAGAGAATAAAACAACATAATTCTGGAAGAGGAGCTGTATTCACTAAAAAATATAATTGTTGTGAATTGATTTATTATGAAGAATTTATAATAAAGAAAGATGTGAAATCAAGAGAAAGATAA